One Dreissena polymorpha isolate Duluth1 chromosome 9, UMN_Dpol_1.0, whole genome shotgun sequence genomic window carries:
- the LOC127846626 gene encoding uncharacterized protein LOC127846626 — MDGRYEYDEVVCEYLKKLNAPSCDIQCVRVARVNSEKTNIPKAKMKKNTSLTFNETTCQATELEMVMPHDRRLHNDTVANATITSSDRYSRLLKYGLLGAAGVFVTYFGFKKLK; from the exons ATGGATGGTCGTTACGAATACGACGAGGTAGTTTGCGAGTATTTGAAGAAACTAAACGCACCATCGTGCGATATACAATGCGTGAGGGTCGCACGAGTGAATTCAGAGAAGACAAATATTCCAAAGGCCAAGATGAAGAAAAATACCAGTTTAACTTTCAACGAAACCACGTGCCAGGCAACTGAACTGGAG ATGGTGATGCCACACGACCGTCGGCTGCACAATGACACCGTTGCCAACGCTACGATCACTTCAAGTGACAGATACAGTCGGTTGCTAAAATACGGACTTCTAGGCGCTGCCGGTGTTTTTGTCacatattttggttttaaaaagttaaaatga